The Corynebacterium minutissimum genome includes the window GAGGGTGACCATCGTGGCGTTGTTGACGTGGGCGTTCGCGTCCTGATCGGACCACCTCAGGGCGAGGGTGACCGATATGGCGTTGTCGGGGGCGCGCATTGATCCTCCTTGAAAGGTAAAGTGTTGCGTATCACTATACATACGAATTGTGGTTCGTATCGCTAATTGAGAGGAGAGCGCCATGACAACGGATCTGCTCGGCATTGAATCCCTGTTGACCGATGAGGAAAAGGCCACGCGGGATCGGGTGGCTGCGCTGGTCAACGAGCACATCCGGCCCCACATTGCCCAGTGGTACGAGGATGCCGTCTTGCCAGAATCCATCTTCCCGGTACTCGCGGAGGCCGGTCTGTTTGGCATGCACCTCGAGGGCTACGGCTGCGCTGGGCGCTCTGCGGTGGAGTATGGGCTGGCCATGCAGGAATTGGAGGCAGGGGATTCCGGAATTCGCACGGTGGTCTCCGTGCAGGGGTCGCTGGCGATGTCCGCCATTTATAAGCACGGCTCGGAAGCTCAAAAGCAGGAGTGGCTTCCCAGAATGGCTTCGGGCGACGTGATTGGTTGCTTCGGGCTGACGGAGCCGACCGCGGGCTCGGACCCGGCAGGTATGGCGACGGCGGCGCGCTACCACTCTGGTGAGTGGGTACTGGATGGGGCGAAGCGCTGGATTGGTCTGGCGAGCGTGGCCAAAGTGGCCATCATCTGGGCCAAGGTTGCTGAGGAGGATGCTGCCGCTGCCGGTGTGGAGCCCGGCGTGCGCGGCTTCATCGTGCCGACGTCGACCCCGGGGTTTGCAGCGACTCCCATCACGAACAAACTGTCCATGCGCGCGTCCATTCAGTGCGATATTGCGCTGAACGGCGTTGCACTGCCTGGCGACGCGCTGCTGCCCAAGCACTCGGGGCTGAAGGGGCCGTTCATGTGTCTCAACGAGGCGCGTTTCGGCATCAGCTTTGGTGCTTTGGGTGCTGCGCGTGATTCACTCGAAGCTGCCCTGGCCTACGCGAAGGAGCGTAGACAGTTTGACCGCTCCTTGGCGTCCTTCCAGCTCACGCAGAAGAAGCTCGTTGACATGGCAGTGGAGCTCAACAAGGGCCAGCTTCTCGCTCTTCAGCTTGGTCGCGCCAAGGACGCTGGCACGTTGGAGCCTTATCAGATTTCCGTGGGCAAGCTGGCCAATTGCCGCACGGCCATCGAGATTTGCCGTGAGGCCCGCACCATCCTCGGCGGCAACGGCATCACCACGGACTACTCGCCGCTGCGCCATGCTGCGAACCTGGAATCGGTGCGGACCTACGAGGGCACCGATGAGATCCACACGCTGATTCTGGGCCGCGTGCTGACGGGGGAGCAGGCGTTTAGTTAGTTCGTTGTGCCCTTCGGCTTCGGGGCGTTGGGGTCGATGGGGCGTCCGTCAGCATCCAGATCGTTGAGCTCGGCCAGCTCCGTGAAGTTCGCTTGGGCGTCGGCGAAGCCCTCCTCTGGGTCGATTTCGTCGAAGTTGCGGATGGTGCCGTCGCG containing:
- a CDS encoding acyl-CoA dehydrogenase family protein, which translates into the protein MTTDLLGIESLLTDEEKATRDRVAALVNEHIRPHIAQWYEDAVLPESIFPVLAEAGLFGMHLEGYGCAGRSAVEYGLAMQELEAGDSGIRTVVSVQGSLAMSAIYKHGSEAQKQEWLPRMASGDVIGCFGLTEPTAGSDPAGMATAARYHSGEWVLDGAKRWIGLASVAKVAIIWAKVAEEDAAAAGVEPGVRGFIVPTSTPGFAATPITNKLSMRASIQCDIALNGVALPGDALLPKHSGLKGPFMCLNEARFGISFGALGAARDSLEAALAYAKERRQFDRSLASFQLTQKKLVDMAVELNKGQLLALQLGRAKDAGTLEPYQISVGKLANCRTAIEICREARTILGGNGITTDYSPLRHAANLESVRTYEGTDEIHTLILGRVLTGEQAFS